A window of Variovorax sp. HW608 genomic DNA:
CGCTGGCCCAGCAGCCGGTCGCGCCGGTATTGCAGCACCGTCAGCGGCAGGGCGCGGCGCAGCATCGTCCGCAGCGCGCGCTCGTCGCGCAGCAGCGGCATCGCGAGGTACCGTTCGTCGAAGCTGTAGCGGGCCCGGTCGGCGCCGAAGCGCAGTTCGCCGCCGAACATCAGTGGATAGGCGTCGCGGTGCGGCGGCGCCTCGAACGGGAACGAGGCCGCGCTGAGCGAGACGCGCGAATCGATCGCCCAGCAGGCATAGCCGTGCAAAAAGCGCAGGCTGGAGACGAGGCAGAACTCGCGGAAGACGCCCAGGTCGCGGTGTTCGGTGATCGTCAGCGTGGCCAGCCCGTCCGCCACGTCGAGGTCGAGCGTGATGTCCTCGGTCAGCAGCCGGTGGTGCCGGCACCAGCGCTTGATCGCCACGCCGAGGTCGGGCGAGGCGTTCGAGGCCCGGCACAGCATGCCGTAGGTGCCCCACGGCAGCCGGCGCGAGAACCAGCCGAGCGCCTCGTCGTCGAGTTCCTGCATCGCGTGGCCGGACAGCGTCTCGAACTGCGCGGCCGTCACGCGGGCGTTGGGATTTTCGATCTCATGCGGCGGAATCTGTGCCTCCGCCAGGGCGCCGGCGGGGTCCATCCCGTAGCGCTCGTAGCCTCGGACAATGGCTCTGACAAAGGCCATCGGGGTGGCGGCGCGGCTGGAGCCGCGAAGCGGGGACGAGCTCATCGAGAGGTGAACATGGTGGCTGGATTTGCAACCATTGTGGCGCCAATTGCAACGGCACACGGCGTAAGCTGCGGCTTTCCGCGCACGACTTTCCGCGCGCCGCCGACGACCCGAAAGGAGACAACCCCATGCACGATCCCGGCCTGAACTTCGACCTGGGCGAGACCATCGATTCGCTGCGCGACGCGATCCAGCACTTCGCCGCCGAAGAAATCGCGCCGCGCGCGGCCGCCATCGACCGCGACAACCTCTTCCCGCACGACCTCTGGAAGAAGCTCGGCGACCTCGGCCTGCACGGCATGACCGTGAGCGAGGAATACGGCGGCACCCAGCTCGGCTACCTCGCGCACATCGTGGCGATGGAAGAGGTCTCGCGCGCGTCGGCCTCGGTCGGCCTGTCGTACGGCGCGCACTCCAACCTGTGCGTGAACCAGATCCACCGCAATGGCAGCGAGGCGCAGAAGAAGAAGTACCTGCCCAAGCTGGTGAGCGGCGAACACGTCGGCGCACTCGCGATGAGCGAGCCCAATGCCGGCTCCGACGTGGTCAGCATGAAGCTGCGCGCCGAGAAGAAGGGCGACCGCTACGTGCTCAACGGCGGCAAGATGTGGATCACCAACGGCGGCGACGCCGACACGCTGGTCATCTATGCCAAGACCGAGCCCGAGATGGGCGCGCGCGGCATGACGGCCTTCATCGTCGAGAAGGGCTTCAAGGGCTTCTCGGCCGGCAGCAAGCTCGACAAGCTCGGCATGCGCGGATCGAACACCTTCCCGCTCTTCTTCGACAACTGCGAGGTGCCTGAAGAGAACGTGCTCGGCGGCGAGGGCATGGGCGCCAAGGTGCTGATGAGCGGCCTCGACTACGAGCGCGCGGTGCTTTCCGGCGGCCCGCTCGGCATCATGGCCGCGTGCATGGATACGGTGCTGCCCTTCATCCACGAGCGCAAGCAGTTCGGCCAGAGCATCGGCGAGTTCCAGCTCATGCAGGGCAAGGTGGCCGACATGTATTCGACCTGGCAGGCCACGCGCGCCTACGTCTACGCGGTCGGCAAGGCCTGCGACCGCAACGACCATGCGCGCACCTTCCGCAAGGATGCGGCCGGCGCAATCCTCTATTCGGCCGAGAAGGCCACCTGGATGGCCGGCGAGGCGATCCAGGCCCTCGGCGGCGTGGGCTATACCAAGGAATTCCCGGTCGAGCGGCTGTGGCGCGATGCCAAGCTGTACGAGATCGGCGCCGGCACCAGCGAGATCCGCCGCATGCTGATCGGCCGCGAGCTGTTCTCCGAAACCGCCTGATCCGAAGGAGGCGCACATGACCTCGAAGCTGAGCCTGGCGCAAGGCGCCACCGACGTGCCGCTGATCGAGCAGACCCTCGGCGATTTCTTCGACGACATGGCGGCGCGGCAAGGTGACCGCGATGCGCTGGTCAGCGCGCATGAAAAGAAGCGCCTGAGCTATCTTGAGCTCCAGCGCGAGTCGAACCGCCTTGCAAGTGCGCTGCTGAAGCTCGGCCTCGTGCCCGGCGACCGCGTGGGCATCTGGTCGCACAACAACGTGCCGTGGGTGCTGATGCAGCTCGCGACCGCCAAGGCCGGGATCATCCTGGTCAACATCAACCCGGCGTATCGAACCTCGGAGCTCGAATACGCGCTCAACAAGGTCGCGTGCAAGGCGCTGGTGACGATGAAGAGCTTCAAGACCAGCGACTACGTCGGCATGCTGCGCGAGCTGGCGCCCGAGCTCGCGTCATCGAAGCCCGGTGAACTCAAGGCCGCGCGCCTGCCGCACCTGCGCACCGTGGCGTGGATCGATACCCCGGCCGACAGCGGCGAGCTGCCGGGGCTGGTGCGCTTCTCGGCGCTGCTCGAAAGCGGTTCGGCCGACGACCCCAAGCTCGCGGCCACCGCGAAGACGCTGAAGGCGACGGACCCGATCAACATCCAGTTCACCAGCGGCACCACCGGCTTCCCGAAGGGCGCGACGCTCACGCACCGCAACATCCTCAACAACGGCTTCTTCATCGGCGAATGCATGAAGCTCACGCCAAAGGATCGCCTCTGCATCCCGGTGCCGCTCTATCACTGCTTCGGCATGGTGCTGGGCAACCTCGCGTGCATCACGCACGGCAGCACCATCGTCTACCCCAATGACGGCTTCGACCCGATCACGGTGCTGCAGACGGTGCAGGACGAGAAGTGCACCGGCCTGCATGGTGTGCCGACGATGTTCATCGCCGAGCTCGACCACCCGCGCTTCAGGGAGTTCGACCTTTCGACATTGCGCACCGGCATCATGGCCGGCTCGCCGTGCCCGACCGAAGTGATGAAGCGCGTGGTGGAGCAGATGCACCTGCGCGAGATCACCATCGCCTACGGCATGACCGAGACCAGCCCGGTGAGTTGCCAGAGCTCCACCGATACGCCGCTCGAAAAGCGCGTCTCCACCGTCGGCACGGTGCAGCCGCAGCTGGAGATCAAGATCGTCGATCCGATCAGCGGCGACATCGTGCCGCGCGGCAGCTCGGGCGAGTTCTGCACGCGCGGCTATTCGGTGATGCACGGCTACTGGGAAGACCCGGAGAAGACGCGCGAGGCCATCGACGCGGACGGCTGGATGCACACCGGCGACCTCGCGACGATGGACGACGAGGGCTACGTCAACATCGTCGGCCGCATCAAGGACCTCGTGATTCGCGGCGGCGAGAACATCTATCCGCGCGAGATCGAGGAGTTCCTCTACCGGCATCCGAAGGTGCAGGACGTACAGGTGGTCGGGTTGCCCGACAAGAAGTACGGCGAAGAGCTGTGCGCGTGGATCATCGCCAAGCCCGGCCAGAGCGTGACCGCCGACGAGATCCGCGACTTCTGCAAGGGCCAGATCGCCCACTACAAGGTGCCGCGCTACATCGAGTTCGTCACCGAATTCCCGATGACGGTGACCGGCAAGATCCAGAAGTTCAAGATCCGCGAAGCGATGAAGGGCCGCCTGGGCCTCGACGAAGAAAGAACCGCATGAAGCTGGAGACGAAACTCAACGCCCGTTCGGCCGAATTCCAGGCCAATGCCAGCGCGATGCGCACGCTGGTCGACGACCTGCACGCCCAGTTCGCCAAGGTCGAGGCCGGCGGCGGCGAGGCCGCGCGCAGCAAGCACACCGCACGCGGCAAGCTGCTGCCGCGCGACCGTGTCGCGCAACTGCTCGACCCCGGCACGCCGTTCCTGGAGATCTCCCCGCTCGCCGCGCACGCGATGTACCACGGCGCAGCGCCCGGCGCGGGCCTGATCGCCGGCATCGGCCGCGTGAGCGGCGTGGACTGCATGATCGTGTGCAACGACGCGACGGTGAAGGGCGGCACCTACTACCCGATGACCGTCAAGAAGCACCTGCGGGCGCAGGAGATCGCCGAGCAGAACCGCCTGCCGTGCATCTACCTGGTCGACTCGGGCGGCGCGAACCTGCCGAACCAGGACGAGGTGTTCCCGGACCGCGAGCACTTCGGCCGCATCTTCTACAACCAGGCGAACATGAGCGCGCAGGGCATCGCGCAGATCGCGGTGGTGATGGGTTCGTGCACCGCGGGTGGCGCGTATGTGCCGGCGATGAGCGACGAAAGCATCATCGTCAAGAACCAGGGCACCATCTTCCTGGGCGGCCCGCCGCTGGTGAAGGCGGCGACCGGCGAGGTCGTGACGGCCGAAGACCTGGGTGGGGGCGACGTGCACACGCGGCTCTCGGGCGTGGCCGATCACCTGGCGCAGAACGACCTGCATGCGCTCGCACTCGCGCGCACCGCCGTAAAAAATTTAGGGGATAACCGGGCGCAAGCGCCCGGTCCTTCCGTGGTCAGCGCCCCCGCTTATCCTGCGGAGGAGCTCTACGGCGTGATCCCCGTCGACACCCGCAAGCCCTTCGACGTGCGCGAGATCATCGCCCGCATCGTCGACGGCAGCGAGTTCCACGAATTCAAGGCGCGCTACGGCAACACGCTGGTGTGCGGCTTCGCCGAGATCGAGGGCATGCCGGTGGGCATCGTCGCCAACAACGGCATCCTGTTCTCCGAATCGGCGCAGAAGGGCGCGCATTTCATCGAGCTGTGCTGCCAGCGCAAGATCCCGCTGGTGTTCCTGCAGAACATCACCGGCTTCATGGTCGGGCGCAAGTACGAGAACGAAGGCATCGCGCGCCACGGCGCCAAAATGGTGACCGCAGTGGCCACCGCCAACGTGCCCAAGTTCACGATCATCATCGGCGGCAGCTTCGGCGCGGGCAACTACGGCATGTGCGGCCGCGCCTATTCGCCGCGCTTCCTCTGGATGTGGCCGAATGCGCGCATCAGCGTGATGGGCGGCGAGCAGGCCGCGAGCGTGCTCGCCACCGTCAAGCGCGACGGCATCGAGGCCAAGGGCGGCCAATGGAGCGCGGAGGAGGAAGAAGCCTTCAAGGCGCCGATCCGCCAGCAGTACGAGCTGCAGGGCCATCCGTACTACGCCACCGCGCGCCTGTGGGACGACGGCATCATCGACCCTGCCGACACGCGCCGCGTGCTGGCGCTGGGGCTCGCCGCCGCGCGCAACGCGCCGATCGCCGAGCCGAAGTTCGGTGTCTTCCGCATGTAAGACATAGAAGGAAGGGGTCCGTCATGACACTGCCGAACTACTTCGCGAGCCTCGCGCGCTATCACGTCTGGGCCACGCACAAGCTGATCGACACGAATCTGCGCGGGCTTTCGGACGATGACTGGCACCGCGATTGCGGCCTGTACTTCCGGTCGGTGCACCGCACGGTGAACCATCTTCTCTTGACCGACAACATCTGGTTCTCTCGCTTCGCCGAAGGGCGTTCGCTGCGCGTGCCGCTGGACACGGAACTGCATCAGGAACGCGCCGAAGTGTGCAAGGCGCTCGGCGAGGCGGTGATGCGCTGGAGCCCGTGGCTCGCGACGCTCACGCCCGATCGCTTCGATGGCGAGCTGGTCTATGTGCGCAACAACGGCGAAGAGGTGCGCATCCCCTTCGCGCCGGCGCTCGGCCATGTCTTCAACCATGCGACCCATCACCGCGGCCAGCTCACGGCGGCGCTGACGGCCATGGTCCACCCCGGACCCGAGCTCGACTGGGTCTATCTCCTTCAACAAGAGGCACGTTCCCCGACATGAGCACATCGTTCACCACACTCGAACTGTCCATCGAAGGCGCGGTCGCGCGCATCTGGCTCAACCGGCCCGAGCTGCGCAATGCGTTCGATGACGTGGTCATCCGCGAGCTCGGCGATGCGTTCGCAGAGGCGGTTGCGGCGCCCGCGGTGCGCGCGATCGTGCTCGGCGCGAACGGACCGGCCTTCTGCGCCGGCGCCAACCTCAACTGGATGCGGCGCGCGGCGGACTTCACGCATGCAGAGAACCTCGCCGATGCCGGCAACCTCGCCGCGATGCTGCGCGCGATCCACGAAAGCCCGAAGCCGGTGATCGCGCGCGTGCAGGGCGATGTGTACGCGGGCGGCATGGGGCTCGTGGCCGCATGCGATGTCGCGGTCAGCGTGGACACCGCGTGGTATTGCCTGAGCGAAGTGAAGATCGGCCTGATCCCGGCCACCATCAGCCCCTACGTGCTGCGCGCGATGGGCACGCGCGCGGCGCAACGCTATTTCCTGACGGCGGAACGCTTCAACGCGACGCAGGCGCATCGCATCGGCTTCGTGCATGAAGTGGTGCCAGCCGATGCACTCGACGCCAAGGTGGCCGAGATCGTGAAGGCGCTGACCAGCGCGAGCCCGGCGGCGGTGCGTGCCTGCAAGACGCTGATCGCGGACGTGGCAGGGCAGGAGATCGACGACGCGCTGATCGCGAAGACGGTTCAGGGCATCGCCGACATCCGCGCGAGCGAAGAAGGCCGCGAAGGCGTGCGGTCCTTCCTCGAAAAGCGCAAGCCTTCGTGGCTCGCCTGAAGCATCGGACGGATCATGGACTCGCTGGACATGCCCCAACTGCTGGCTCTGGCCGCGGCATTGGGCTGGGCCAGCGGCGTGCGGCTGTACCTCGTGGTGCTGCTCACGGGGCTTGCGGGCTATCTCGGCTGGGTCCAGCTTCCGGGGGGCTTGCAGCTTCTGGCGCATCCAGTGGTACTGGTTGCAAGCGGCTTCATGGTCTTCGTCGAGTTCTTCGCCGACAAGATCCCCGGCCTCGATTCGCTCTGGGACATGGTCCACACCGTGATCCGCATCCCCGCCGGAGCCGCTCTGGCAGCGGCTGTGTTCGGTGCCGACCATGCGGCGATGGCGCTCGTGGCGGCGCTGCTGGGCGGCGGCTTCGCGGCCACTGCGCATGCCGCCAAGGCCACCACCCGCGCGGCGATCAACACGTCGCCCGAACCGTTCAGCAACATCGGCGCGTCGCTGGTGGAGGACGGCTTGGTGCCGACCGGCCTGTGGCTCGCGGTCGTGCATCCGCTGGTGTTCGGCATTCTCTTCATCGCCGTGCTCGTGCTCAGCGTGTGGCTGATCCGAAAGAGCTGGCGGTTCCTGCGATCGCTCTTTGGCCGTGTCGCCCGCATCTTCAGCGGGCGGCCCGATCCCGGCGTGACGCCGGCGTTCCAGCTCAAGAAGAATCCCCCTGGAGACTCATCGAATGTTTAAGAAGATCCTGATCGCAAACCGTGGAGACCAGCCGCGAAGCGGCGCAGCGGCAGAGCCAAATTGCATGGCACGCGAAGCGTGCGGAGGCGATTTCACCGCGGGGGCGCAGCATGTTTAAGAAGATCCTGATTGCAAACCGCGGTGAAATCGCCTGCAGAGTGGCGGCGACCGCGCGTCGCATGGCAGTGCGCAGCGTCGCGGTGTACTCGGACGCCGACGCGCATGCCAGCCACGTGCGCGCCTGCGACGAATCGGTCCACCTCGGCGGCAGCGCGCCGAAGGACAGCTACCTGCGCTGGGAAAAGATCCTCGAAGCCGCGAAGGCCAAGGGGGCCGAAGCGGTGCACCCCGGCTATGGCTTCCTGAGCGAGAACGAGGAG
This region includes:
- a CDS encoding carboxyl transferase domain-containing protein; the encoded protein is MKLETKLNARSAEFQANASAMRTLVDDLHAQFAKVEAGGGEAARSKHTARGKLLPRDRVAQLLDPGTPFLEISPLAAHAMYHGAAPGAGLIAGIGRVSGVDCMIVCNDATVKGGTYYPMTVKKHLRAQEIAEQNRLPCIYLVDSGGANLPNQDEVFPDREHFGRIFYNQANMSAQGIAQIAVVMGSCTAGGAYVPAMSDESIIVKNQGTIFLGGPPLVKAATGEVVTAEDLGGGDVHTRLSGVADHLAQNDLHALALARTAVKNLGDNRAQAPGPSVVSAPAYPAEELYGVIPVDTRKPFDVREIIARIVDGSEFHEFKARYGNTLVCGFAEIEGMPVGIVANNGILFSESAQKGAHFIELCCQRKIPLVFLQNITGFMVGRKYENEGIARHGAKMVTAVATANVPKFTIIIGGSFGAGNYGMCGRAYSPRFLWMWPNARISVMGGEQAASVLATVKRDGIEAKGGQWSAEEEEAFKAPIRQQYELQGHPYYATARLWDDGIIDPADTRRVLALGLAAARNAPIAEPKFGVFRM
- a CDS encoding enoyl-CoA hydratase/isomerase family protein — translated: MSTSFTTLELSIEGAVARIWLNRPELRNAFDDVVIRELGDAFAEAVAAPAVRAIVLGANGPAFCAGANLNWMRRAADFTHAENLADAGNLAAMLRAIHESPKPVIARVQGDVYAGGMGLVAACDVAVSVDTAWYCLSEVKIGLIPATISPYVLRAMGTRAAQRYFLTAERFNATQAHRIGFVHEVVPADALDAKVAEIVKALTSASPAAVRACKTLIADVAGQEIDDALIAKTVQGIADIRASEEGREGVRSFLEKRKPSWLA
- a CDS encoding AMP-binding protein, translating into MTSKLSLAQGATDVPLIEQTLGDFFDDMAARQGDRDALVSAHEKKRLSYLELQRESNRLASALLKLGLVPGDRVGIWSHNNVPWVLMQLATAKAGIILVNINPAYRTSELEYALNKVACKALVTMKSFKTSDYVGMLRELAPELASSKPGELKAARLPHLRTVAWIDTPADSGELPGLVRFSALLESGSADDPKLAATAKTLKATDPINIQFTSGTTGFPKGATLTHRNILNNGFFIGECMKLTPKDRLCIPVPLYHCFGMVLGNLACITHGSTIVYPNDGFDPITVLQTVQDEKCTGLHGVPTMFIAELDHPRFREFDLSTLRTGIMAGSPCPTEVMKRVVEQMHLREITIAYGMTETSPVSCQSSTDTPLEKRVSTVGTVQPQLEIKIVDPISGDIVPRGSSGEFCTRGYSVMHGYWEDPEKTREAIDADGWMHTGDLATMDDEGYVNIVGRIKDLVIRGGENIYPREIEEFLYRHPKVQDVQVVGLPDKKYGEELCAWIIAKPGQSVTADEIRDFCKGQIAHYKVPRYIEFVTEFPMTVTGKIQKFKIREAMKGRLGLDEERTA
- a CDS encoding isovaleryl-CoA dehydrogenase produces the protein MHDPGLNFDLGETIDSLRDAIQHFAAEEIAPRAAAIDRDNLFPHDLWKKLGDLGLHGMTVSEEYGGTQLGYLAHIVAMEEVSRASASVGLSYGAHSNLCVNQIHRNGSEAQKKKYLPKLVSGEHVGALAMSEPNAGSDVVSMKLRAEKKGDRYVLNGGKMWITNGGDADTLVIYAKTEPEMGARGMTAFIVEKGFKGFSAGSKLDKLGMRGSNTFPLFFDNCEVPEENVLGGEGMGAKVLMSGLDYERAVLSGGPLGIMAACMDTVLPFIHERKQFGQSIGEFQLMQGKVADMYSTWQATRAYVYAVGKACDRNDHARTFRKDAAGAILYSAEKATWMAGEAIQALGGVGYTKEFPVERLWRDAKLYEIGAGTSEIRRMLIGRELFSETA
- a CDS encoding DUF4126 domain-containing protein, whose product is MDSLDMPQLLALAAALGWASGVRLYLVVLLTGLAGYLGWVQLPGGLQLLAHPVVLVASGFMVFVEFFADKIPGLDSLWDMVHTVIRIPAGAALAAAVFGADHAAMALVAALLGGGFAATAHAAKATTRAAINTSPEPFSNIGASLVEDGLVPTGLWLAVVHPLVFGILFIAVLVLSVWLIRKSWRFLRSLFGRVARIFSGRPDPGVTPAFQLKKNPPGDSSNV
- a CDS encoding AraC family transcriptional regulator gives rise to the protein MSSSPLRGSSRAATPMAFVRAIVRGYERYGMDPAGALAEAQIPPHEIENPNARVTAAQFETLSGHAMQELDDEALGWFSRRLPWGTYGMLCRASNASPDLGVAIKRWCRHHRLLTEDITLDLDVADGLATLTITEHRDLGVFREFCLVSSLRFLHGYACWAIDSRVSLSAASFPFEAPPHRDAYPLMFGGELRFGADRARYSFDERYLAMPLLRDERALRTMLRRALPLTVLQYRRDRLLGQRVRELLRTRGPEAGNAESIAALLNLSTRTLHRQLQEEGMSLQTLKDEVRHELAAEQLRRTERPIKQIALAVGFRNEKSFSRAFRAWSGLTPGAFRRRDL
- a CDS encoding DinB family protein, giving the protein MTLPNYFASLARYHVWATHKLIDTNLRGLSDDDWHRDCGLYFRSVHRTVNHLLLTDNIWFSRFAEGRSLRVPLDTELHQERAEVCKALGEAVMRWSPWLATLTPDRFDGELVYVRNNGEEVRIPFAPALGHVFNHATHHRGQLTAALTAMVHPGPELDWVYLLQQEARSPT